ACGTGGACACTGCACGATGATTCTGCGGATTCACAGCAGTTGTCCAAGGACGGCACCATGCCGTATTCGGGCCCCATGACCTACCAAATCAACATGGATATCCAAGAGCCCTCGGACGAGGAGAAGGCCACCGTGCGCATCGGTGAGACCCGCATGCGCGGCGAAGGGGAGGCCCTTAATGACCTGAGCCAGGCCCAGGTGTGGACCTATCCCGTGGATCGCCTGAGCGGCGAGGCGGCGGGGGAGGCGTCGCTTAGCCATACGCTTGCTACGCCTTCGGATAAAGTCACGGTGGATGGCTACTGGCTTAAGTTCCCAGCAGGTGCAGAGAAGACCAACTACCCGGTCTTTGACCCGACCCTGCGCAAGGCCGTCGATGCAGTCTTTGAAGAAGAAACCACGATGGACGGCCGCACGGTCTACCGCTACCACCAAGAAATTGAGCCAACCAACGTCGCGCAGCTATTTGCGGCCGATGGCAATACCACCAGCCTGCCCAAGAAAGACGGCGGCGAGGAGCAGGGCTACCTAACCCACTCCGGCAGCCGCGACTTCTACGTGGACCAACAAACCGGCCTCGTGGTGGGCATGGATATGGATATCGATGATTACTACGCGGACCGCGAGGGCGTGGGCCGCGAGCGCGCCTTCGTCTTTAATGGCTCTACCTCTGAAGAGGACCAGCAGGAGCTGCTCAAAGAGGCGGCAGATTTCCCGCGCGACCGCGTGGCGGAGATCGTGCGGTGGGGTGCCATCGGCCTCGGTGCACTTTTAGCCCTGCTCGGAATTATTGGCGCATTGGGCCTATTTGGCGGCAAGAATAAGCATGCCCGCTCGCGGCATAACCGTGGGCGCATCGGTGGAAGCGCGGTGCCGGCGAGCCGGTAAAAGCGCCGCTGGAAAACAAAATCGCCGCCGGGGTTGCGGTGTATTGAGATTTTAGTGGTAGGGTGCTCGGTGGTTGTCGCGCACAGTCGCGCGGCGTGGACGCGTTAGCGCCGCGGCGAGCACGAGCTTGCCCCCTAGCGCGGTAGCGACACGCCCCAAGAGTGGTGTGTCTTTACATGGCAGGTCTTTTCCTATAAGCTGTTTCGTTGCGCTGGAATCTGGATCTTCGGTGCACATTTAGCCTTTCAGGCCGGTGATGGCAAAACCGACTTGACAAGGTGATTTTGTGCATTCTGAACCCAGACACTCCACAGCAGACCGAATGCTAGAATTACCAGCGGTTTTGCGGCTCGTCGGCCAGGGCGAGCAGGCAATCCGCGTGAGGTGCTGGAAGGACCCATCTTGGCAGTCTCCCGCCAGACCAAGTCAGTGGCCAATATCCCCGGAGCCCCGAAGCGATACTCGTTTGCAAAAATCAGCGAGCCTATCGCCCTGCCGGGTCTCCTTGACGTACAACTTGATTCCTTTGATTGGCTCGTCGGCGCGCCGGAGTGGCGCGAGCGCGAGCAGGCTGAGCGCGGCGATGACGCCCGCGTGACGAGCGGCCTCGAGGATATCCTTGAAGAGCTCTCGCCGATTGAGGACTACTCGGGCAATATGTCCCTGTCCTTGTCGGAGCCGCGCTTTGAACCGGTGAAGAACACCGTGGATGAGTGCAAGGAAAAGGACATCAACTACTCCGCGCCGCTGTACGTGACCGCAGAGTTTATTAATAACGACACCCAAGAGATTAAGTCGCAGACCGTCTTCATTGGCGATTTCCCGATCATGACGGATATGGGCACGTTCATCGTGAACGGTACCGAGCGCGTCGTCGTCTCTCAGCTGGTACGCTCCCCGGGCGTGTACTTCGATCGCTCGATCGATAAGTCCACCGAGCGCCCGCTGCACTCCGTGAAGGTTATTCCTTCCCGCGGTGCATGGTTGGAGTTCGACGTCGACAAGCGCGACACCGTCGGCGTGCGCATTGACCGCAAGCGCCGCCAGCCGGTAACCGTGCTGCTTAAAGCACTGGGCTGGAGCGAGGAGCAGATCAAGGATCGCTTCGGCTTCTCCGAGCTCATGATGTCGACCCTGGAGTCTGACGGTGTAGCGAACACCGATGAGGCACTGCTGGAGATCTACCGCAAGCAGCGCCCAGGCGAGCAGCCCACCCGCGAGCTGGCTCAGTCCTTGCTGGATAACTCCTTCTTCCGTGCAAAGCGTTACGACCTGGCTAAGGTCGGCCGCTACAAGGTCAACCGCAAGCTGGGGCTCGGCGGCGACCACGATGGTCTGATGACCCTGACTGAGGAAGACATTGCCGTCACCCTCGAGTACCTGGTCCGCCTGCACGTAGGCGAGCGCGAGATGAAGGCGCCGAACGGTGAGATGATCTCCCTGCACACGGACGACATCGACCACTTTGGTAACCGTCGCCTGCGCACCGTGGGTGAGCTCATCCAGAACCAGGTCCGTGTAGGCCTGTCCCGCATGGAGCGCGTTGTGCGCGAACGCATGACCACCCAGGATGCGGAGTCCATCACTCCGACCTCCCTGATTAACGTGCGCCCGGTCTCTGCTGCTATCCGCGAGTTCTTCGGTACCTCGCAGCTGTCCCAGTTCATGGACCACAACAACTCGCTGTCCGGCCTGACCCACAAGCGTCGCCTGTCCGCGCTGGGCCCAGGCGGCCTGTCTCGTGAGCGCGCCGGCATTGAGGTGCGAGACGTTCACGCTTCTCACTACGGCCGTATGTGCCCGATTGAGACCCCTGAGGGTCCGAACATTGGCCTGATTGGTGCCCTGGCGTCTTACGCCCGCGTGAATGCTTTCGGCTTCATTGAGACCCCGTACCGCAAGGTCGTGGACGGCAAGATCACCGACCAGGTGGAGTACCTCACCGCCGATGAAGAGGACCGCTTCGCTATTGCTCAGGCTGAGGTCGAGCAGGACGCAGAGGGCAACCTCACCGGCGAGCGTATTGAGGTTCGCCTGAAGGACGGCGACATCGGGCTTACCGACGCCGCCGGTGTGGACTACGTTGACGTCTCCCCGCGCCAGATGGTTTCCGTGGGTACCGCCATGATTCCGTTCTTGGAGCACGACGATGCTAACCGTGCCCTGATGGGTGCGAACATGCAGAAGCAGGCAGTGCCGCTGGTGCGCTCCGAGGCCCCGCTGGTTGGTACCGGCATGGAGCAGCGCGCTGCGTACGACGCTGGCGACGTTGTCATCACCCCGAAGGCCGGTGTAGTCGAAAACGTCACCGCTGATGTCATCACCATCATGGATGATGAGGGCCAGCGCGATACCTACATCCTGCGTAAGTTCGAGCGCACCAACCAGGGCACCAACTACAACCAGACCCCGCTGGTTTCCATGGGCGAGCGCGTAGAGGCCGGCCAGGTTCTGGCCGACGGCCCTGGTACCCACAATGGTGAGATGTCCCTCGGCCGCAACCTGCTGGTTGCCTTCATGCCGTGGGAAGGCCATAACTACGAGGACGCCATCATCCTCAACCAGCGCATCGTGGAAGAGGACATCCTGACCTCCGTCCACATCGAGGAGCACGAGATCGATGCTCGCGATACCAAGCTGGGCGCCGAGGAAATCACCCGCGAGATCCCGAACGTCTCCGAGGACGTGCTGAGCGACCTGGATGAGCGCGGCATCATCCGCATCGGTGCCGACGTCCGCGCTGGTGACATCCTGGTGGGTAAGGTCACCCCGAAGGGTGAGACCGAGCTGACCCCGGAGGAGCGCCTGTTGCGCGCCATCTTCGGCGAGAAGGCCCGCGAGGTCCGCGATACCTCCATGAAGGTGCCGCACGGTGAGGTAGGCAAGGTCATTGGCGTTGCTCGCTTCTCCCGCGACGATGATGACGATCTGGCCCCTGGCGTCAACGAGATGATTCGTGTCTACGTGGCCCAGAAGCGCAAGATCCAGGACGGCGATAAGATGGCCGGCCGCCACGGCAACAAGGGTGTTGTGGGCAAGATCCTGCCGCCAGAGGATATGCCGTTCATGGAAGACGGCACCCCGGTGGACATCCTGCTGAACACCCACGGTGTGCCACGTCGTATGAACATCGGCCAGGTGCTGGAAGTTCACCTGGGCTGGTTGGCACATGCCGGCTGGAAGGTTGACACCGAGGATCCGAAGAACGCCGAGCTGCTCAAGACCCTGCCGGAGGAGCTCTATGACGTTCCTGCGGATTCCTTGACTGCGACCCCGGTCTTCGACGGTGCTACCAACCACGAGATCGAGCGCCTGCTGGCTTCCTCCCGTCCTAACCGCGACGGCGATGTGCTGGTGGATGAGCACGGCAAGGCCACGCTTTTCGACGGCCGCTCGGGCGAGCCATACAAGTACCCGATCTCTGTCGGCTACATGTACATGCTCAAGCTGCACCACTTGGTCGATGAGAAGATTCACGCCCGTTCCACCGGTCCTTACTCCATGATTACCCAGCAGCCGCTGGGTGGTAAGGCCCAGTTCGGTGGCCAGCGCTTCGGCGAGATGGAGGTGTGGGCAATGCAGGCTTACGGCGCTGCCTACACCCTGCAGGAGCTGCTGACCATCAAGTCCGATGACGTCGTCGGCCGCGTGAAGGTCTACGAAGCCATTGTTAAGGGCGACAATATTCCAGATCCGGGCATCCCTGAGTCCTTCAAGGTGTTGCTCAAGGAGCTGCAGTCCCTGTGCCTGAACGTGGAGGTTCTCTCCACCGACGGCACGCCGATGGAGCTGTCTGGCTCTGATGACGATGACATGGATAGCCCATCGCTTGGCATTAACCTGTCCCGCGATGAGGGTTCCTCTGCTGACATCGCCTAGTTAGTTTCTTGGTCCACCGCGGGGAAGTTCCCGCGGCTGGGCATAAACGTTTCATTCATAAAAAGCCATCAATTCCTCGACAACGAGGATGAAAGGGAGACATTACGTGTTTGACGTAAATCTCTTCGACGAGCTCCGCATCGGTCTGGCCACCGCAGACGATATTCGTCGCTGGTCCAAGGGCGAGGTCAAAAAGCCTGAGACCATTAACTACCGCACCCTGAAGCCGGAGAAGGACGGCCTCTTCTGCGAGCGCATCTTCGGCCCCACCCGTGACTGGGAGTGCGCTTGTGGCAAGTACAAGCGCGTCCGTTACAAGGGCATCATCTGTGAGCGCTGTGGCGTTGAGGTGACCAAGTCCAAGGTTCGCCGCGAGCGCATGGGCCACATCGAGCTGGCCGCTCCGGTAACCCACATCTGGTACTTCAAGGGCGTTCCTTCCCGCCTGGGCTACCTGCTGGACCTGGCTCCGAAGGATCTCGAGCGCATCATCTACTTCGCGGCCAACATCATCACCTCCGTGGATGAAGAGGCTCGCCATAACGACCAGTCCACCCTGGAAGCAGAGATGCTCCTAGAGAAGAAGGACGTTGAGGACGATACCGAGTCCGAGATCGCAGAGCGCGCCTCCAAGCTGGAGTCTGACCTGGCTGAGCTGGAAGCAGCCGGTGCCAAGGCAGATGCCCGCAAGAAGGTACAGAACGCTGCCGATAAGGAGATGCAGCACATCCGCGAGCGCGGCGAGCGCGAGATCGCCCGCCTGGATGAAATCTGGAACACCTTCATCAAGCTGGCTCCGAAGCAGATGATCATCGATGAGACCATCTACGAAGAGCTCGTTGACCGCTACGAGGATTACTTCACCGGCGGCATGGGTGCAGAAGCCATCCAGACCCTGGTCCGCAACTTCGACCTCGAGGCTGAGGCCGAGGAACTGCGCGAGATCATCAACAACGGCAAGGGCCAGAAGAAGATGCGTGCCCTGAAGCGCCTGAAGGTCGTTGCTGCCTTCCTGCGCTCCGGCAACGATCCGGCCGGCATGGTGCTGGATGCCATCCCGGTTATCCCGCCAGAGCTGCGCCCGATGGTGCAGCTGGACGGTGGCCGCTTCGCTACCTCCGACCTGAACGACCTCTACCGCCGCGTGATCAACCGCAATAACCGTTTGAAGCGCATGATCGACCTGGGTGCTCCAGAGATCATCGTGAACAACGAGAAGCGCATGCTGCAGGAGTCTGTGGACGCGCTCTTCGATAACGGCCGCCGTGGTCGTCCGGTTACCGGCCCGGGCAACCGTCCGCTCAAGTCCCTGTCTGACTTGCTCAAGGGCAAGCAGGGCCGCTTCCGCCAGAACCTGCT
This genomic stretch from Corynebacterium tuberculostearicum harbors:
- the rpoB gene encoding DNA-directed RNA polymerase subunit beta, which produces MLEGPILAVSRQTKSVANIPGAPKRYSFAKISEPIALPGLLDVQLDSFDWLVGAPEWREREQAERGDDARVTSGLEDILEELSPIEDYSGNMSLSLSEPRFEPVKNTVDECKEKDINYSAPLYVTAEFINNDTQEIKSQTVFIGDFPIMTDMGTFIVNGTERVVVSQLVRSPGVYFDRSIDKSTERPLHSVKVIPSRGAWLEFDVDKRDTVGVRIDRKRRQPVTVLLKALGWSEEQIKDRFGFSELMMSTLESDGVANTDEALLEIYRKQRPGEQPTRELAQSLLDNSFFRAKRYDLAKVGRYKVNRKLGLGGDHDGLMTLTEEDIAVTLEYLVRLHVGEREMKAPNGEMISLHTDDIDHFGNRRLRTVGELIQNQVRVGLSRMERVVRERMTTQDAESITPTSLINVRPVSAAIREFFGTSQLSQFMDHNNSLSGLTHKRRLSALGPGGLSRERAGIEVRDVHASHYGRMCPIETPEGPNIGLIGALASYARVNAFGFIETPYRKVVDGKITDQVEYLTADEEDRFAIAQAEVEQDAEGNLTGERIEVRLKDGDIGLTDAAGVDYVDVSPRQMVSVGTAMIPFLEHDDANRALMGANMQKQAVPLVRSEAPLVGTGMEQRAAYDAGDVVITPKAGVVENVTADVITIMDDEGQRDTYILRKFERTNQGTNYNQTPLVSMGERVEAGQVLADGPGTHNGEMSLGRNLLVAFMPWEGHNYEDAIILNQRIVEEDILTSVHIEEHEIDARDTKLGAEEITREIPNVSEDVLSDLDERGIIRIGADVRAGDILVGKVTPKGETELTPEERLLRAIFGEKAREVRDTSMKVPHGEVGKVIGVARFSRDDDDDLAPGVNEMIRVYVAQKRKIQDGDKMAGRHGNKGVVGKILPPEDMPFMEDGTPVDILLNTHGVPRRMNIGQVLEVHLGWLAHAGWKVDTEDPKNAELLKTLPEELYDVPADSLTATPVFDGATNHEIERLLASSRPNRDGDVLVDEHGKATLFDGRSGEPYKYPISVGYMYMLKLHHLVDEKIHARSTGPYSMITQQPLGGKAQFGGQRFGEMEVWAMQAYGAAYTLQELLTIKSDDVVGRVKVYEAIVKGDNIPDPGIPESFKVLLKELQSLCLNVEVLSTDGTPMELSGSDDDDMDSPSLGINLSRDEGSSADIA
- a CDS encoding DUF3068 domain-containing protein, which encodes MLPKSRIFSVLLLGLGVALIAAGIVAPAFLDYSPRLPLNLKNSTWTLHDDSADSQQLSKDGTMPYSGPMTYQINMDIQEPSDEEKATVRIGETRMRGEGEALNDLSQAQVWTYPVDRLSGEAAGEASLSHTLATPSDKVTVDGYWLKFPAGAEKTNYPVFDPTLRKAVDAVFEEETTMDGRTVYRYHQEIEPTNVAQLFAADGNTTSLPKKDGGEEQGYLTHSGSRDFYVDQQTGLVVGMDMDIDDYYADREGVGRERAFVFNGSTSEEDQQELLKEAADFPRDRVAEIVRWGAIGLGALLALLGIIGALGLFGGKNKHARSRHNRGRIGGSAVPASR